The Amycolatopsis sp. 195334CR genome window below encodes:
- a CDS encoding DUF3499 domain-containing protein, producing the protein MPSVRKCSRTGCLEPAVATLTYAYSDSTAVVGPLATASEPHSYDLCEEHALRLTAPRGWEVVRHEGGFAAPQPSGDELTALAEAVREAGRQDGPATQAEPEAPSGRRGHLRVLPDPIKH; encoded by the coding sequence GTGCCGAGCGTACGAAAGTGTTCGCGGACAGGGTGCCTGGAGCCCGCTGTCGCCACGCTGACCTACGCCTACAGCGACTCGACCGCTGTCGTGGGACCGTTGGCGACCGCCTCCGAGCCGCACTCCTACGACCTGTGCGAGGAGCACGCCCTGCGGCTGACCGCGCCGAGGGGCTGGGAGGTCGTGCGCCACGAGGGCGGCTTCGCCGCACCGCAGCCCTCGGGTGACGAGCTCACCGCACTCGCCGAAGCCGTCCGGGAGGCGGGGCGCCAGGACGGGCCCGCCACCCAGGCCGAACCGGAAGCGCCCTCCGGGCGTCGCGGCCATCTCAGGGTCCTGCCCGACCCCATCAAGCACTGA
- a CDS encoding metallopeptidase family protein, which produces MARGFRQQQRLRRDRHGRGLRGPLYPSTLPAASSRAEKFDALVLDALEPIEARWRHELTKLDVAVDDVPEVRRNGRPVNTEGVLHDGSVPLSRLVPAGVDRAGLPTRARIVLYRRPLEARAKDPAELAELVHDVLVEQVAGYLGVEPDVIEGE; this is translated from the coding sequence ATGGCTCGTGGATTCCGACAGCAGCAGCGCCTGCGCCGGGACCGGCACGGGCGTGGCCTGCGCGGGCCCCTGTACCCGTCCACCCTGCCCGCCGCCTCGAGCCGGGCGGAGAAGTTCGACGCGCTGGTCCTGGACGCGCTGGAGCCGATCGAGGCCCGCTGGCGGCACGAGCTGACCAAGCTGGACGTCGCGGTCGACGACGTGCCGGAGGTCCGGCGCAACGGCCGCCCGGTGAACACCGAGGGCGTGCTGCACGACGGCTCGGTCCCGCTGTCCAGGCTGGTCCCGGCCGGGGTCGACCGGGCTGGCCTGCCCACGCGCGCGCGGATCGTGCTGTACCGGCGCCCGCTGGAGGCCCGCGCGAAGGACCCGGCCGAACTCGCCGAGCTGGTCCACGACGTGCTGGTCGAGCAGGTCGCCGGTTACCTCGGCGTCGAACCGGACGTGATCGAAGGCGAGTGA
- a CDS encoding SIS domain-containing protein, with the protein MVIDDTLLDDPARLTDVDARGLLRATAMAGAQVRATTEAAAEIGLADRLDVGRPRALVLLARPGVGRTVTNMLAALLTPTCPVPIVVSESVPSWIGALDVVVAHTEQGDDRELAVSLERAARYGATVVLSAPPDGPVAAAVSGRGLLLAPRIPVPPELSFPRAFATGLLTANALGVLVADVEALADQLDAEAERDQPNHESFVNPAKVLALRLADRTPLLWGLDPVALAVAGHAAHSFAAQAAMVCDVADYHQALARPALHRAAVGSTTERDIFADPDEGGLPQPRVLLLSLRSGPGAEAARRQAEDMLAGVDVLAPAEEIDADEPTRAAVLALRFELAAVYLGLATGSIPGAGRYTSATA; encoded by the coding sequence ATGGTGATTGACGACACGCTGCTCGACGACCCGGCGCGGCTGACCGACGTCGACGCGCGGGGCCTGCTGCGCGCCACCGCGATGGCGGGGGCGCAGGTCCGGGCCACCACCGAGGCGGCGGCCGAGATCGGCCTGGCCGACCGGCTGGACGTCGGCCGCCCGCGGGCGCTGGTGCTGCTGGCCAGGCCCGGGGTCGGCCGCACGGTGACGAACATGCTCGCCGCGCTGCTCACCCCGACCTGCCCGGTGCCGATCGTGGTCAGCGAGTCGGTCCCGTCGTGGATCGGCGCGCTCGACGTCGTGGTGGCGCACACCGAGCAGGGCGACGACCGCGAGCTGGCGGTGTCGCTGGAGCGCGCCGCCCGCTACGGCGCGACCGTGGTGCTCTCGGCACCGCCGGACGGCCCGGTGGCCGCCGCGGTGTCCGGGCGCGGCCTGCTGCTCGCGCCGCGCATCCCGGTGCCGCCCGAGCTGTCCTTCCCGCGTGCGTTCGCCACCGGTCTGCTCACCGCCAACGCGCTGGGCGTGCTGGTCGCCGACGTGGAGGCGCTGGCCGACCAGCTCGACGCCGAGGCCGAACGCGACCAGCCCAACCACGAGTCCTTCGTGAACCCGGCGAAGGTGCTCGCGCTGCGCCTGGCCGACCGCACCCCGCTGCTGTGGGGGCTGGACCCGGTGGCGCTGGCCGTGGCCGGGCACGCCGCGCACTCGTTCGCCGCGCAGGCGGCGATGGTCTGCGACGTGGCCGACTACCACCAGGCGCTCGCCCGCCCGGCGCTGCACCGCGCCGCGGTCGGCAGCACCACCGAACGCGACATCTTCGCCGATCCGGACGAGGGCGGGCTGCCGCAGCCGAGGGTGCTGCTGCTCTCGCTGCGTTCCGGTCCCGGCGCCGAAGCCGCCCGGAGGCAGGCCGAGGACATGCTCGCCGGGGTCGACGTGCTCGCCCCCGCCGAGGAGATCGACGCCGACGAGCCCACCAGGGCGGCGGTGCTCGCGCTGCGGTTCGAGCTCGCCGCGGTCTACCTGGGTCTGGCGACGGGAAGCATTCCCGGGGCCGGCCGCTACACGTCCGCGACCGCGTGA
- a CDS encoding phosphomannomutase/phosphoglucomutase gives MSDLSGIVKAYDIRGVVGEQLNADLVRDFGAAFALLVKLDVPTAVVIGHDMRESSPGLAAAFAEGVTSQGLDVINIGLASTDQLYFASGSLNLPGAMFTASHNPAQYNGIKLCRAGAAPVGQDSGLGEIRDTVSQGVPEFAGQRGTVTERDVLADYAAHLRQLVDLSANRRLKVVVDAGNGMGGHTVPTVFDGLPVDVIPMYFELDGSFPNHEANPLDPKNLVDLQAKVRETGADAGLAFDGDADRCFVVDERGEPVSPSAVTALVAVRELVKEPGATIIHNLITSQAVPEIVTEHGGKPVRTRVGHSFIKQEMAATGAIFGGEHSAHYYFRDFWKADTGMLAALHVLAALGEQDGPLSELTAQYSRYAASGEINSTVDDQVARQVAVKDAYAGRDGALVDELDGLTVRLDDGSWFNLRASNTEPLLRLNVEAPDEQAVRALTDEVLAIVRD, from the coding sequence GTGTCAGACCTGTCGGGCATCGTGAAGGCCTACGACATCCGTGGCGTTGTCGGGGAGCAGCTGAACGCCGACCTCGTCCGGGACTTCGGGGCCGCGTTCGCCCTGCTCGTGAAGCTGGACGTGCCCACGGCCGTGGTGATCGGCCACGACATGCGCGAGTCCTCGCCGGGCCTGGCCGCGGCCTTCGCCGAGGGCGTCACCTCGCAGGGCCTCGACGTGATCAACATCGGCCTGGCCAGCACGGACCAGCTGTACTTCGCCTCCGGTTCGCTGAACCTGCCGGGCGCGATGTTCACCGCCAGCCACAACCCCGCCCAGTACAACGGGATCAAGCTGTGCCGGGCCGGCGCCGCCCCGGTCGGGCAGGACTCCGGCCTCGGTGAGATCCGCGACACGGTGAGCCAGGGCGTGCCCGAGTTCGCCGGGCAGCGCGGCACGGTGACCGAGCGGGACGTGCTCGCCGACTACGCCGCCCACCTGCGGCAGCTGGTCGACCTCTCGGCCAACCGCCGGCTCAAGGTCGTGGTGGACGCGGGCAACGGCATGGGCGGCCACACCGTGCCGACTGTGTTCGACGGACTCCCGGTCGACGTCATCCCGATGTACTTCGAGCTGGACGGCAGCTTCCCGAACCACGAGGCCAACCCGCTCGACCCGAAGAACCTGGTCGACCTCCAGGCCAAGGTCCGCGAGACCGGCGCCGACGCCGGACTGGCCTTCGACGGCGACGCCGACCGCTGCTTCGTGGTCGACGAGCGCGGTGAGCCGGTTTCCCCGAGCGCGGTGACCGCGCTGGTGGCGGTGCGCGAGCTGGTCAAGGAGCCGGGCGCCACCATCATCCACAACCTGATCACCTCGCAGGCGGTGCCGGAGATCGTCACCGAGCACGGCGGCAAGCCGGTGCGGACCAGGGTCGGGCACTCGTTCATCAAGCAGGAGATGGCCGCCACCGGCGCCATCTTCGGCGGCGAGCACTCCGCGCACTACTACTTCCGCGACTTCTGGAAGGCCGACACCGGCATGCTGGCCGCACTGCACGTGCTGGCCGCGCTCGGTGAGCAGGACGGCCCGCTGTCCGAGCTGACCGCCCAGTACTCGCGCTACGCCGCGTCCGGTGAGATCAACTCGACGGTGGACGACCAGGTCGCCCGCCAGGTCGCGGTCAAGGACGCCTACGCGGGCCGCGACGGCGCGCTGGTCGACGAACTGGACGGGCTGACCGTACGGCTCGACGACGGCAGCTGGTTCAACCTGCGTGCCTCGAACACCGAGCCGCTGCTGCGGCTGAACGTCGAGGCACCCGACGAGCAGGCCGTCCGTGCTCTGACCGATGAGGTTCTGGCGATAGTTCGTGACTGA
- a CDS encoding Trm112 family protein — protein MAVTLDEQLLEILACPSEDHAPLRPGSPEDPEADALTCTSCGRVYPVRDGIPVLLLDEAVERAEKDPATDGD, from the coding sequence ATGGCCGTAACGCTTGACGAGCAGCTGCTCGAGATCCTGGCGTGTCCGTCGGAGGATCACGCGCCGCTGCGGCCGGGTTCCCCGGAAGACCCGGAGGCGGACGCGCTCACCTGCACCTCGTGCGGCCGGGTGTACCCGGTCCGCGACGGCATCCCGGTGCTCCTGCTCGACGAGGCCGTCGAACGGGCCGAAAAGGATCCCGCGACCGATGGTGATTGA